Proteins from a single region of Thamnophis elegans isolate rThaEle1 chromosome 17, rThaEle1.pri, whole genome shotgun sequence:
- the LOC116520068 gene encoding vacuolar protein sorting-associated protein 51 homolog gives MAAAAQSEGDPEASGGKRRSHGMLKLYYGLPDPAGEALADPSRGDLGGPIDINGPHFDPEAYLTKLRKECPLAHLMDCETDMVKQIRALDSDMQTLVYENYNKFISATDTIRKMKNDFKKMEDEMDCLAANMAVITKFSASISGTLQDQHEQITKLSGVHALLRKLQFLFELPARLTKCVELAAYGQAVRYYSKARCILHQYQHMPSFRGIQDDCQKIMADLAQKLREKFRDGGSGAKDLAECVELLLQLGEPAEELCDEFLSHAHCQLEAELQTLEAELGDGSRLGAAGPVTDILEFTDRGCNNFVSNICLVIASYQELFIHREGAQGIARMAHDKLVAFIDGLMERYFALVERRIQLEKGVGDNSLLVRALDRFHRRLQALAKLLPASRASAEGTEIVVRAAKERIRQYLQALESFYLDCLTDVRQSLAAPRLVGKDNPSLAELLGTISASILNQIKSVLTYVHLFTAKDINFSNKSYFKGEFCSQGVREGLVVSFIKSLCQIARQFCESSGDKGGSSPPALLLLLSRLCLDYETATISYILTLTDEQFLVQDHSPVTPVTVLCAEAREAAQKLLNHYVKVQGLIISQMLRKSVETRDWISTIEPRNVRAVMKRVVEDATSIDVQVGLLYEEGVRKAQSSDSSKRTFSVSRQQSRYAPSYTPSAPMDTNLLSNIQKLFSERIDIFSPVEFNKVSVLTGIIKISLKTFLECVRLRTFGRFGLQQIQVDCYYLQLYLWRFVSDENLVHFLLDEIVGSTAHRCLDPVPMEQSVIEVICERG, from the exons CTGCGGAAGGAATGCCCCTTGGCTCATCTGATGGACTGTGAGACAGACATGGTGAAGCAGATCCGAGCGCTGGATAGCGACATGCAGACCTTGGTCTATGAGAATTACAACAAGTTCATCTCTGCCACAG atACAATCCGCAAGATGAAGAACGACTTCAAGAAGATGGAAGACGAGATGGATTGCCTGGCCGCCAACATGGCCGTGATCACCAAGTTCAGCGCCAGCATCAGTGGGACCCTGCAGGATCAGCACGAGCAGATCACCAAGCTGTCAG GTGTCCATGCGCTTCTGCGCAAGCTGCAGTTCCTCTTTGAGCTTCCGGCCCGCCTGACCAAGTGTGTGGAGCTGGCGGCCTACGGGCAGGCGGTCCGGTACTACAGCAAAGCCCGCTGCATCCTCCACCAGTACCAGCACATGCCCTCCTTCCGGGGCATCCAGGACGACTGTCAGAAGATCATGGCCGACCTCGCTCAGAAGCTGCGGGAGAAGTTCCG agACGGAGGCTCTGGGGCTAAGGACTTAGCCGAATGCGTGGAACTGCTGCTCCAGTTGGGGGAGCCGGCAGAAGAGCTGTGCGATGAATTCCTCTCCCACGCCCACTGCCAGCTGGAGGCCGAACTGCAGACCCTGGAAGCTGAGCTGGGAGACGGGTCGCGCTTAGGGGCGGCCGGCCCAGTGACCGACATCCTCGAATTCACAGACCGCGGTTGCAACAACTTTGTCAGCAACATCTGCCTGGTGATCGCCTCCTACCAGGAGCTGTTCATACACCGGGAGGGCGCCCAGGGCATTGCCCGCATGGCTCACGACAAGCTGGTGGCCTTCATTGACGGCCTGATGGAGCGCTACTTCGCCCTGGTCGAGAGGCGCATTCAGCTTGAGAAAGGGGTGGGAGACAACTCCCTGCTGGTGCGGGCACTCGACCGCTTTCACCGGCGTCTGCAAGCCCTGGCCAAGCTTTTGCCGGCCTCGCGGGCGTCTGCCGAAGGGACGGAAATTGTGGTGCGCGCGGCCAAGGAGCGCATCCGGCAATACCTCCAGGCCTTAGAAAGCTTCTACCTGGACTGCCTGACGGACGTGCGCCAGTCCCTGGCTGCCCCTCGCCTGGTGGGGAAGGATAACCCCAGCCTGGCAGAGCTGCTGGGCACCATCTCGGCCTCCATCCTCAACCAGATCAAATCTGTCCTCACCTACGTTCACCTCTTCACCGCCAAGGACATCAACTTCTCCAACAAGTCTTACTTCAAG GGCGAATTTTGCAGCCAAGGTGTCCGCGAAGGCCTCGTGGTCAGCTTCATTAAGTCTCTCTGCCAGATTGCTCGGCAATTCTGCGAGAGTTCGGGCGACAAAGGAGGCTCCAGCCCCCCAGCTCTCTTGCTGCTCCTCTCCCGCCTCTGCCTGGATTACGAGACGGCCACCATCAGCTACATCCTCACCTTAACCGATGAGCAGTTCCTGGTACAG GACCATTCCCCTGTGACGCCGGTCACCGTGCTGTGCGCCGAGGCCAGGGAGGCTGCCCAGAAGCTGCTCAACCATTACGTGAAGGTCCAGGGGCTGATCATCTCCCAGATGTTGCGCAAGAGCGTGGAGACGCGGGACTGGATCTCCACCATCGAGCCGCGCAACGTCCGTGCCGTCATGAAGAGGGTGGTGGAAGACGCTACCTCAATCGACGTGCAG GTGGGGCTGCTCTACGAGGAAGGGGTACGGAAAGCTCAGAGCAGCGATTCCAGCAAACGAACGTTTTCCGTGTCTAGACAGCAGAGCCGCTACGCGCCCAGCTACACTCCCAG CGCCCCCATGGATACCAATTTGCTGAGCAACATCCAGAAGCTTTTCTCAGAGCGGATTGATATCTTCAGCCCTGTGGAGTTTAACAAG GTCTCCGTGCTGACGGGCATCATCAAGATCAGCCTGAAGACCTTTCTGGAGTGCGTCCGCCTGCGTACCTTTGGACGCTTTGGCCTGCAACAGATCCAGGTGGACTGCTACTACCTGCAGCTCTACCTCTGGCGCTTTGTTTCGGATGAGAACCTGGTGCATTTTTTGCTGGACGAAATCGTGGGCAGCACGGCTCACCGGTGCCTTGACCCCGTGCCCATGGAGCAGAGCGTGATTGAGGTCATCTGCGAACGTGGGTAG